In Solanum pennellii chromosome 7, SPENNV200, the following are encoded in one genomic region:
- the LOC107025159 gene encoding uncharacterized protein LOC107025159: MSPSGRVGASRLLAIGKLNFDPQFTGKKRVNQLHELEDFKLHTYGNAKIYKEKTKRWHDKHIVASTFNSGDKSAIELQGETGPSFLFNGQRVNHYFGDDSDLDREAIELNDE, translated from the exons ATGTCACCTTCCGGTAGAGTTGGAGCATCAAGATTATTGGCTATAGGGAAGTTAAATTTTGACCCACAGTTCACCGGTAAAAAGAGAGTAAATCAGCTACATGAACTTGAAGATTTTAAGCTACACACTTATGGGAATGCcaaaatttataaagaaaagaCTAAAAGGTGGCATGACAAGCACATAGTGGCTAGTACCTTCAATTCGGGAGATAAA AGTGCCATTGAACTGCAAGGTGAAACTGGCCCCTCGTTCTTATTCAATGGGCAAAGAGTGAATCACTACTTTGGTGATGATTCAGATCTTGACCGAGAGGCTATTGAGCTAAATGATGAATAA